The window CCCATCTGTCTCTTCATTCAGATTCGGAGCGTCGGCAGGCCGTAACGCCGGCCCTTGTCTCTCTGGATCTACCTGCGGTGGTGGAGTCAATAAACTATTCGCCATGAGCTGCTTCGCCTCGGTGCAGTTAGCCGCAGCCACCGCACACCCACTTCAAAATCCTGCCCGTTACCTTCGCTTCTAGTCTTACGTTTCCAATCTCACGTCGGTTCTCATCTAACGCTAGCAAAAGGAGCACGGCTTCACAACAATTCTACAAACATTCACCAAGCGGCGCTCGTTACCTTGGACGCACGTCACTATAGGAACGTCTCCTCTGCACCCTGTTTGCCACTCCCCCCTGGCCGTCTACAATAGAAGTTTGGCGTAAACAGCACCGTCGGTTATCAGGAACAAAGAGGAACGAATGCCGGAAGCAACCCAAATAAAGCCCGAACCTAAAGCGCTGAAGTCCACGCTGAATCTTCCGTTGACAGCCTTTCCCATGAAGGCCAATCTGCCGCAGAACGAGCCGGCTCGCCTCGAAACGTGGCAGCAGCAAGACTTATACGCCCAAATTCGCACCGCTCGCGCCGGACAGCCGAAGTACATCCTCCACGATGGCCCTCCCTACGCCAATGGCGCCATCCATCTCGGCCACGCCCTCAATAAGTGCATCAAGGACTTCGTGGTCAAAACAAAAACCATGGCCGGCTTCGACGCCCCGTATGTCCCTGGCTGGGACTGCCACGGCCTCCCCATCGAGATCAAAGTGGACGAACAACTTGGCCGAAAAAAGCTCGAAATGGATCCTATCGCCGTCCGCCGCGCCTGTCGCGAGTACGCGCAGAAGTACGTCGACCTCCAGCGCAGCCAGTTCGAGCGCATCGGAGTCTTCGGTCGCTGGAACGCCCCCTATCTCACCATGTCCTTCGGCTACGAAGCCAGCATCGTCGAGACCTTCTACGACTTCTTTGAGAGAAACTTCGTCTACAAGGGCCTCAAGCCCGTCTACTGGTGCATCCACGACCGCACCGCACTCGCCGAAGCTGAGGTCGAATACGATCAGCACACCTCGCCAAGCGTCTACGTCCGCTACGCGCTCACCAGTGACCCCGCAGCGATCCATCCCGCCCTCGTCGGAAAGTCCGTCTACACCATCATCTGGACCACGACCCCTTGGACCCTCCCCGCATCCCAGGCCGTAGCCTTCAACCCTCAGCTCGAATACGTGGCCCTCAGAGCGAGAATCTCCGGTCGGGAAGAAACCCACTCCTCCGTTTACATCGTCTCGGCCGATCTTGCAATGCAAGTGGCAGTTGCATGCAACCTCACTGATCTAGAAACTCTCGCCAATTTCCCCGGCAGCAAACTCGAGCGCTCCACCTTCCAGCATCCTTTCCTCAACCGCAGCATCCTTGGCGTCACCGCCGACTACGTCACCGCCGAGCAAGGCACCGGCGCCGTCCACACCTCTCCCGCCCATGGTGTCGACGACTTCTACACCGGCAAACGCTACGACCTGCCCGAGATCCAATACGTCGACAACGCAGGCCGCCAGCGCAACACAGGAGCAGCCGGTGGAGGCGGTGTGCCTCAACCCTACGAAGACCTCACCGTCTTCAAATCCAATCCTGTAATCATCGAACTCCTCAAAGAAAAAGGCGCGCTCCTCAGCGCTACAAACTTCGAGCACTCCTATCCACACTGCTGGCGCTGCCACAACCCCGTCATCGTTCGCGCAACCGAGCAGTGGTTCATCGGCATGGAAACCCCGATGACCACCGACGACGGCACCGTCACCACCTTCCGCCAGCGCGCCCTCGACGAGATCAAGCAAGTCGTCTGGGATCCCGCCTGGGGCGAAGAGCGTATCTCCAACATGATCGCCACTCGTCCCGACTGGTGCATCTCCCGCCAACGCATCTGGGGAGTTCCCATCGCCGTCTTCCTCTGCGACAAATGCGGTGAGCCACTCAACGACAAAGCCGTCAACAAGAGCATCGTCGATCTCTTCAAAAAAGAGGGTGCAGACGCCTGGTACAAGTACAAACCCTCCACGCTCCTCCCCAGCGAAACCGCCTGCCGCGGCTGCCATCACAAAGAGTTCCGCAAAGAGATGGACATCCTCGACGTCTGGTTCGAGTCTGGTGCGAGCTGGCACGCCGTCCTCGACCTCGAACCCGAG is drawn from Edaphobacter lichenicola and contains these coding sequences:
- the ileS gene encoding isoleucine--tRNA ligase, producing the protein MPEATQIKPEPKALKSTLNLPLTAFPMKANLPQNEPARLETWQQQDLYAQIRTARAGQPKYILHDGPPYANGAIHLGHALNKCIKDFVVKTKTMAGFDAPYVPGWDCHGLPIEIKVDEQLGRKKLEMDPIAVRRACREYAQKYVDLQRSQFERIGVFGRWNAPYLTMSFGYEASIVETFYDFFERNFVYKGLKPVYWCIHDRTALAEAEVEYDQHTSPSVYVRYALTSDPAAIHPALVGKSVYTIIWTTTPWTLPASQAVAFNPQLEYVALRARISGREETHSSVYIVSADLAMQVAVACNLTDLETLANFPGSKLERSTFQHPFLNRSILGVTADYVTAEQGTGAVHTSPAHGVDDFYTGKRYDLPEIQYVDNAGRQRNTGAAGGGGVPQPYEDLTVFKSNPVIIELLKEKGALLSATNFEHSYPHCWRCHNPVIVRATEQWFIGMETPMTTDDGTVTTFRQRALDEIKQVVWDPAWGEERISNMIATRPDWCISRQRIWGVPIAVFLCDKCGEPLNDKAVNKSIVDLFKKEGADAWYKYKPSTLLPSETACRGCHHKEFRKEMDILDVWFESGASWHAVLDLEPELHSPADLYTEGGDQHRGWFHSSLLTSVAVRNHAPYKMVATSGWTLDEQGRAFSKSLGNGVDPVDIAKRLGGEIIRLWVASVDFREDVAASENLMQRVSDNYRKLRNTLRFLLGNIHDFDPTKDALPFTALQPLDQYILARTAELDAKIRAAYDDFEFHRAYHALNEFVNTDLSALYLDVLKDRLYTFAPNHPGRRSAQTALWRIAETLTRLIAPILSFTADEVWALLPKLETREPSVHLALFPNLTEIVPGSTRQLEEDWDHLLTLRDEVLKGLEEARTAKTISNKPSETQIVLGWLNTIAEQPNPVFEQYKSILPELFGVAQVEISNAIVTEGEVSKGAFYVQAKPAAGIKCERCWRFTTDVGGEANYPTVCLRCADALEAIHFPPYDAPLSTPTEQQA